The Osmerus eperlanus chromosome 22, fOsmEpe2.1, whole genome shotgun sequence genome window below encodes:
- the LOC134009116 gene encoding uncharacterized protein LOC134009116, with amino-acid sequence MGKSRLYIVPCAEVGQTQDLPIPPDTIHEAQGNPALERPQSPRAEVLTVPVTINDVEGYTSNSSSHHQSLHPTSTETVENLERAQSPGLVVLPIPGTPHDVEEWRTVRQQQDIEYNLSLRADQEKDQSRRAVCDYEERRLKTIDERLMRTTEEPAGGIPLKVSFPDGTMKIRRFHTSDPMQALFDFVGSHASATEYFYIRETTSGTTVINMVSGTLLDHNITSPLNLHVRWMDMEEVQTIYQQQNRVSAEVPDLMEVVQSDLGPTVWTCRGNLHRLP; translated from the exons ATGGGAAAGAGCAGACTCTACATTGTCCCCTGTGCTGAAGTGGGGCAG ACACAGGATCTACCCATACCGCCTGACACCATACATGAAGCACAAGGCAACCCAGCACTTGAGAGGCCTCAAAGTCCAAGAGCAGAAGTCCTCACTGTACCTGTGACAATAAATGATGTAGAG GGGTACACCTCTAACTCGTCCAGTCATCATCAGAGTCTACATCCGACCAGCACTGAGACTGTAGAAAACCTTGAGAGAGCTCAAAGTCCAGGACTGGTTGTACTGCCTATACCTGGAACACCACATGATGTAGAG GAGTGGAGGACTGTACGGCAACAACAAGACATTGAATACAATCTGTCATTGAGAGCTGACCAAGAAAAG GATCAGAGCAGACGAGCTGTCTGCGACTACGAGGAGAGGCGTTTGAAG acaATAGATGAGAGACTCATGAGGACAACTGAGGAACCTGCTGGTGGCATACCTCTGAAAGTCAGTTTTCCAGATGGCACAATGAAGATCAGACGGTTCCATACATCTGATCCTATGCAG GCCTTGTTTGACTTTGTTGGATCACATGCCTCAGCCACTGAGTATTTTTACATCAGAGAAACTACGTCAGGCACCACAGTCATCAACATGGTGTCTGGGACTCTTCTGGACCACAacatcacctctccattgaacctCCATGTTCGATGGATGGACATGGAGGAAGTGCAG ACCATTTACCAGCAGCAAAACAGAGTTTCTGCTGAAGTGCCTGATTTGATGGAGGTTGTCCAAAGTGATTTGGGGCCTACAGTGTGGACCTGCAGAGGAAATCTACATAGATTACCTTGA
- the LOC134009117 gene encoding uncharacterized protein LOC134009117, producing MLTYIDPAAAARRWSATVARRTYHVPYPNSLWHMDGNMRLIRWGLVVHGAIDGYSRLVTYLNCNTNNKAVTVLTQFLKATCLYGLPSRVRSDHGGENTQVALFMNIVQGVERSSHITGESVHNQRIERLWRDVFLQVLHYFYNEFYSLEDAAILDPENDIHKLSLHPTYLPEIQRRLNMFREAWNQHSLRTENNRTPSQIWTEGMLTNIEADSTPINNVFGDDPYREDSLEALLAQHGINNFRTDEEQFPAVVVQQLNVNLNHQQQQDILRAIEGIVDLKVKYQTCCTEISNKLNEPARGLP from the exons ATGCTGACTTATATTGACCCAGCGGCTGCTGCGCGAAGATGGAGTGCTACCGTGGCAAGAAGAACATACCATGTGCCATATCCCAACAGTCTGTGGCATATGGATGGAAACATGCGTCTCATCAG GTGGGGCTTAGTTGTTCATGGAGCCATAGATGGATACTCACGCCTAGTAACATACTTAAACTGTAATACAAACAACAAAGCTGTCACTGTACTTACACAGTTCTTGAAGGCAACATGCCTGTATGGACTCCCATCCAGAGTTCGCTCTGATCATGGTGGGGAGAACACACAAGTAGCATTGTTCATGAATATTGTCCAGGGTGTAGAGCGCAGTAGTCACATAACAGGGGAATCTGTTCACAACCAGAGGATAGAGCGCCTCTGGAGAGACGTGTTCCTGCAAGTTCTACACTACTTCTACAATGAATTCTACAGCCTAGAGGATGCTGCCATACTAGATCCAGAAAATGACATCCACAAGTTATCACTACACCCGACCTATCTACCAGAAATTCAACGTAGGTTGAACATGTTTAGAGAGGCCTGGAATCAGCACAGTCTAAGGACAGAAAACAACCGAACACCCTCACAGATCTGGACAGAGGGCATGCTGACCAACATAGAGGCAGACAGCACTCCCATCAACAACGTATTTGGTGATGACCCATATAGGGAGGACAGTTTAGAGGCCCTTCTGGCACAACATGGCATCAACAACTTTCGAACTGACGAAGAACAGTTCCCAGCTGTAGTTGTCCAACAACTCAATGTAAATCTTAACCACCAACAACAGCAAGACATTTTGAGGGCTATAGAGGGAATTGTGGACTTGAAAGTGAAATATCAAACATGCTGCACTGAAATTTCTAATAAGTTGAATGAGCCAGCCAGGGGACTGCCTTGA